AAGATGGAGACAAAGGTGGCGACGACGTTGACCACGCCAGTGATAACAGCGGACATGAGGGAAGCATCGTCTCCGAATCCAATGGTCTTAAAGAGCACAGGAGCGTAGAACATGATAACGTTGATACCAGTGAGCTGCTGGAAAAACGGGATGAGTATGGTCATGGTAAGCTGCGGGCGGTACTTGCGCTTGAGAATGTTCTTCCAGGGGTGCTTCACCATCTTCGACTCCTCGCTGGCGGCAACCAGATCACTGAACTCCTCGTAAACATCGTCAGTGCCACGAACGCGACGGAGCATCTCCTTGGCGGCCTCAGGGTGACCACGCTCGATGAGGGAGTTGGGGGTGTCGGGGAGGAAGAGAGACCCGATCGTGATGATAGATGCAGGGACGGCGGCAAGGGCGAGGCTGACACGCCATCCCCAGCCGCCCTCAATCTTAGCGGTGCCGTAATTGATGACGTTGGCGGCAAAGATGCCGATCGTGATCATGAGCTGGAATCCGATGTTGAGCATTCCACGGAGGCGCGCCGGTGCCATCTCCGAAAGGTACAGTGGAACAGACTGCCATTTACACAAAGAAAACATAAAAGATGATCGCAATTTATAAAAGGCAACTTTTTTCATAATCTTTGTCATGAAGAAAATTAAATTACTAAATAGAAATTGGATGGATAATATTCCTGATAGACGTTCCGTTTgtagaaaataattataattgtgTCAATAAATGCAATTAATGAAGATCGGCATGAAAAGTAACAAAAACAATTGCAATGTTTAGGAAATTTATTTGTTATTCCAAAAAACAATTTAATCGATTGCAACCTGATTGGCGAAGCCGATACCGATGCCGAGGAAGATTCGGCCGAAGATGAGCATTGAAACGTTTATGGCAGCGCCATTGAGGGCAGAGCCGATGAGGAAAATAAGCCCTCCGCCGAGCATCGACCATTTTCGACCGAATACCCTCGTCACCACCGAGGCGAAGAAGGAGGACACCAGCGCCGCCAGGTACAGCGAGGACGTGAAGATGGTCAGCAACGGGCTATCGAACGTGCAGTACTGGTTCGTGCTCTTGTTCGCCTTCTCCTTGCTGAGCACTTCCGGGAAGAACTTCCGCAGAAACGAGTCCATCGACGTCACTCCGCCTACATCCAAAAACCAAATCCCTCAATCAGAtccagacaaaaaaaaaaaaaaaactcaataggCAACAAAATCACACAAATCGAAGGATTCACGTCACCAGAGATGCCGATGTCGTATCCGAAGATGAGACCTCCAGTAGCGGCGACGACGCAGGTCAATAGAACGAAAAGCGTGAGTTTCCCAGGGTATTCCTTCCCTTCCCCGCCAGCAACGACCGCCCCGCCCGCCATTGTTACCTCAGATCGAACTCCACCAACTAACCTAGTCCCTAAAACCCTGAAACAGAGAGAACGCAGAGAAAGCGATGAGGAAGCGAGGAAGAAGAGAGCGATGAGCAATGCAAGAGCGAGGAGACGACGACGACGGAGGAGCTCTTTATATAGCAAAAGGGCGGAAAACGCGATACGGGTTTTTACCTGATATATCGGCTTTCAAGCGTTTCGGGTTTCGGCGCTACCGCGAACCGACACATACCGCGGGATCTATattaagaataaaatcaaatttacGATTCCATGCATGTTTCTCAGAGATTAATTTCCAAAACTGCAAGTTAAAAAAGTCAATTaatccaaaataataattattcttcttcaaatcaAAGATACTTTACTATTTAAAACCGACAATTAAGGTCCAATCGGACCCTTAAGTCGGGACATGGTTTGACTAATTATCTAAATTTCAAACAACGActcttttggaaatttatttcacGCACTAAGCTTGAATTATTTATCAAAAGATTTATgaattctaaaattatttttagtactatgtaattttggaaattaaataATTGGGTGGGGGAATAGTGGATAAGGATAAATTTATGAGGTGGGCTTTTATATATAAGGAAATAAATTTGAATCCTAAAATAATTCCTAACTTTATCCTTGGTCAATAAAAGCATAGAGCTTTCCAAAAGACGTCCCTAATTTTCATCTTTAATAGGAGATTAAAATGGGTAATTAATAACTTATTGCTATTTATTCTTCTCTATTCCAAAGGCACACATATTTCCATTTTTTTAATATGTATAGGGGACAATTATATGAACGGATAAGACTTACTTAAAAAGTACGAGTCTTTATCTCCCTCTTTGCAAGCTCAGGCTCAAGCAAAGTTGTGAGCAAGTAGATAGATTTAGTGGTCGATCGGCAAGCAAGTAGGGCGAAAGAGGCTCGAGATGCTTGTGAGCAAAGAAGACGAAGAGTGGGACaatgatagttttttttttttttttttcatttttttaaatttcttgccTCTCCTTTTTATGGGAGAGTAAACAATGTGTTCAAATTATAAATTCAGAAAATTCTCATAGAAATGCAATTTGAGGTCAAATTTGCAGTTTTCATCCTAATCAATTGATTCATTTGGAGGGATCAACTTGCCCAAATAGATAAGCATTTGATCACTCCCCTCAGCTTTATTTAGCTAGATTAACCCTTACTTCTACTAATTGAGCTGACTAAATCAATTAAATCCACTTGGCCTTCTCAGCCTAAAGTAAGCTGTAAGATGGCCGAGTTATGGCGGAGCAGCTTGATCCGTGATCCAGTAAAAATCATCATCTAGCAAGGTAGCATGAACTACCAATCATTCTAATAGACTGGGAAATAACTAACTCAGCGTAATCCAAGATGGAGTGTGGATTAAACGGGTTATcttatcaaaaagaaaaaaacataaaaaaaatctcaatagttaatttaatttaatcatttcataaataaataattctaaaaaatatcttcaataaatttttaattcttaatttcagACATATTATATTAGCCTGAATAATTGACCTAAAAAATTCACAAATTTCAATATATAGTCTAcagttaaattttgattttttttttttttttttctgattctcAACAGACGGACCAATCTGAGCCCGCTAGGGCCCGTTCG
This region of Zingiber officinale cultivar Zhangliang chromosome 9A, Zo_v1.1, whole genome shotgun sequence genomic DNA includes:
- the LOC122021968 gene encoding sugar transport protein MST3-like → MAGGAVVAGGEGKEYPGKLTLFVLLTCVVAATGGLIFGYDIGISGGVTSMDSFLRKFFPEVLSKEKANKSTNQYCTFDSPLLTIFTSSLYLAALVSSFFASVVTRVFGRKWSMLGGGLIFLIGSALNGAAINVSMLIFGRIFLGIGIGFANQSVPLYLSEMAPARLRGMLNIGFQLMITIGIFAANVINYGTAKIEGGWGWRVSLALAAVPASIITIGSLFLPDTPNSLIERGHPEAAKEMLRRVRGTDDVYEEFSDLVAASEESKMVKHPWKNILKRKYRPQLTMTILIPFFQQLTGINVIMFYAPVLFKTIGFGDDASLMSAVITGVVNVVATFVSIFTVDKLGRRKLFLQGGTQMLISQAIVGTLIAIKFGTSGQGQIPKGYGYVVLFFICVYVAGFAWSWGPLGWLVPSEIFPLEIRSAGQSINVSVNMFFTFIIAQVFLTMLCHMKFGLFYFFAGWVLIMTIFIALFLPETKNVPIEEMISVWKAHWFWGKFIADEDIHVRGDHVGSADLHAKA